The sequence below is a genomic window from Pirellulales bacterium.
GCAACTTTCCGGAATGCCAACCAACGTGATGGGCTTCCAAATGTCGGGCAAGCTGCACGATGCGGATTACAAAACATTCGTACCACTGATCGACGAAGCCATTGCCAAGCAGGGAAAAATTCGGATGCTGGCGCAGTTTCACGATTTCCACGGTTGGGACGCCAAAGCGCTGTGGGACGACACGAAATTCGCCACCACGCATTGCACAAAAATCGAGCGCATTGCTTTGGTCGGCGAAAAGACGTGGGAAAAGTGGATGGCCACCATTTGCAAGCCGTTCACGATGGCGAAAATCCGCTACTTCGACGCTGCCGAGTTGGAAGCGGCCAAACAATGGCTCGCCGAGGCGTAAACTCACGAAGCCGCAGCCTCGCGTTGATTTAGCGCACCAGGCCGGGAGCTGTTTGTGGACCAAAGCAAATCGTCTTCGAAGGCCGCCAGCGCTGTGAAATCTGCAGCACGCAGCGCGCTTCGGTCGGCCGTGGTCACCAGCCTGATCCGGCGCAAACAGTTGTGGATTTGGCCGATTCTAGCCACGCTGATTTTGGGCCTGTGCGGCTGGTGGGTTAGCCGATCGGTGGAAAATGCCATGCGCGAGCGCCGAATCGGTGAGCTGACCGCCATTCTGAACGCCGATGTAGCCGCCCTGCACGTGTGGACGCTGGAAGAAATCAAGGATGCACTGCTGATTGCCGACGACGATCAGCTTATCTCGCCTGTCGAGCAGCTCGCGACAATTGGAAAATCTGCCGCCGATGCTGATCCAACCCGGGCGCTGCTGCAATCGCCGGCGCAAGAGTCAATTCGCGCACGCTTGAAGCCGGAAATGGCGTTGGGGTATGCGGGCTTTGTGATTCTGTCTCCTGAAGCGGTCGTGCTGGCCGCCGATTTGGATGCCCCCGTAGGCCGCTCGCTGCCGGGCTACCAAAGACAGTTTTTCACGCAAGTGGCAGCCGGAAAGCCCGGCGTCTCGCATCCATTCCGCAGTATTTTACTGCTCAAGGATGAAAAAGGCGAAGTCAAATCGAACCTGCCCACCATGTTCACCGCGGCTCCGTTGAAAAATGCGCAAGGACAAATCGTGGCCGTGCTCGGTTTGCGCATTCGCCCCGATGAAGATTT
It includes:
- a CDS encoding STAS/SEC14 domain-containing protein; this encodes MIEQLSGMPTNVMGFQMSGKLHDADYKTFVPLIDEAIAKQGKIRMLAQFHDFHGWDAKALWDDTKFATTHCTKIERIALVGEKTWEKWMATICKPFTMAKIRYFDAAELEAAKQWLAEA